TCGGCCCCGAGAAGAGATGGAGCGCGGGAACTCCCTTGGCGATGAAGGAAATCTGATCCGATCCGAAGGGCCCCTTATCGGGGATCGTGAGGTCGAGATCGAAGCCGAGTCCGACGCCGCGGATCATCTTCGGAAACTCCGCGGCGCTCGAGGCCGACAGAACGAGCAGGCGCTTCTTCTCGATCCGACCGACCGTATCGAGGTTGATCATGGCGATGACCGACTCGATCGGGAGGATCGGATTCTCCGCGTACCAGCGCGAGCCCAGGAGGCCCGCCTCTTCGCCCGAGAAGGCCACGAAGACGACCGTCCTCTTGCGAAGAGGCTCCTTGGCCAGTTCGTCCGCGACCGCGCAGAGAACCGCCACGCCGGAGGCGTTGTCATCGGCGCCGGGATAGACATTCCCTGCTCCGTCCAGGCCGAGATGATCGTAGTGGGCGCCGATCACGACCGATCCGTCTCCCGCGCCCCGAAGGATGCCGACTACGTTCTTGAGCGCGATCTTCCCCCACTCCTTCCCCTGGGGAAGGAGGACGGCATCCGCGATCTCGGGCTTCGCCGGCGTGAAGCTCTGGAACCAACCGCCGCCATCGCCGACAGGGACGAGCCCTGCCCGCTCGAAGCGCGCCGCGATCATCGCCGCCGCCTTCTCGAGGCCCTGGCTCCCCGGGGCGCGACCCTCCATGGATGGATCGGAAAGCGCCACGACGCTCGAGCGGAGCCCGTTCTTGTCGATCGCCGCCGCCGATTGCGGGAAGGCGAGCGTGGAGGCGAGCAGGAGGGCCGCCGCCACCAGACCCGGCATGACTCTGTTCATCGATCACCTCTGCGTGGAAACGCCCAGATTGACGCGTAGGGGCGACGTCCGCACTTCCCACACTCCCTTCGCCACATTCTGCCCCTCCTCGAAGACGAGGTAGCTGTACTTTCCGTAGTGAGGGATCTTTCTGCCGATCGTCGCGATCCGATCGGCTGACGGAACATGCAGCAGGGTCCACGGCCGCGGAGGCGCACCGCCGGCCAGCACGATCTCCCGACCCGTGGGATGCCCGGCGCCCGCGATCCTCCACTCGCCCGATCCGTCGGCTAGACGACCGCCGCGCGGCAGATCGGAGTGGGGCAGCTCGGCGGGAAGCCGGCAGTCCTCCTGAGGCATGGACGAAAGATGCCGGAGCGCGACGGAGCCGAGCCCGAAGAACCAGATCGGGAGATCCCCCAGCTCCCGTCCCCCGATCTGCGACTCGTTCACGATCGCGATCCTCGCCCCCTCATCCCACTGCCGGGCGAGCGCCCGATAGGCCTCGACATGGTCGGGCGCGAGGCCGTCGGCGATCACGACAATCGCCGTGTCGGCCCCGAGCGTCCGGCTGATCGCCGGCGGGATTTCGGCCGGATCGATCCTGCGCAGAACATCGTAGTCCGGATCGACGGCGATCCAGTCCGGCGCGCGCGGCGCGCGGAAGAGCGTACGCGCGCGATCCTCGGTGAGAGCGACGACGCGCGTCGAGTCGGCAGGCGGATCGTTCCATCCCAGCCGCACGGGCACGCGCAGGTCATATGAGCGCGACTGCGCCTGGCCGATCTCGACCTCCACCTCGCAGGCCCCGCCGGAAAGGGGACGGACCTCGTGGTCGAGCAGAGTCAGCGCCGGCGCGCCCGCGCGATCGAGCCACTGCTCCTCCCAACCGCTGAGGTCCCGGCCGGCCTTCTCCGAGAAGACGGCAAAGAGATCCGACCAGGAGGCCCGCTCGAAGAGGTGCCTCGCGTAGAACGTCCGCAGAGCGTCCCAGAAGGGCGAATCCCCCAGCAGCATGCGCACCTGGTGGAAGACCATCATCGACTTCCCGTAGCCGATCGCCTGCGTGGCGAAGTCGTCCCTCTGCCTGAAGAGACGCAGCGGCTGATCTTCTCCCTCGCTCACGTAATCGAGGTATCCCTGAAGCGTCGAACGGCGGTAGTCGCGCGCCGCGGCGGCCCCCTCCCGCTCCTTGTACAAGTAGTCCGCCCCGTAGGTGGTCAGTCCCTCGCACCAGTTCCCGCTCGCGTAGTCCACGAAGACCCCGTTTCCCCACCAATTGTGGAGGATCTCGTGACCGTATGAGGTGTC
This portion of the Candidatus Eisenbacteria bacterium genome encodes:
- a CDS encoding M20/M25/M40 family metallo-hydrolase, which produces MNRVMPGLVAAALLLASTLAFPQSAAAIDKNGLRSSVVALSDPSMEGRAPGSQGLEKAAAMIAARFERAGLVPVGDGGGWFQSFTPAKPEIADAVLLPQGKEWGKIALKNVVGILRGAGDGSVVIGAHYDHLGLDGAGNVYPGADDNASGVAVLCAVADELAKEPLRKRTVVFVAFSGEEAGLLGSRWYAENPILPIESVIAMINLDTVGRIEKKRLLVLSASSAAEFPKMIRGVGLGFDLDLTIPDKGPFGSDQISFIAKGVPALHLFSGPNADYHRTSDTPEKMNYEGLVEIAGFTAELVRYLADRDKPMTFVSPGVPAGSGGMDAGSGASAAPHQMTARRVSLGTIPDMAYQGDGVLVSGVLPGSPAEQAGIKAGDRIVAIDGEKIGGLEDFSGILKSRQPGDKVLVKLLRDGKEATVEAALVERK